From the Ruminiclostridium josui JCM 17888 genome, one window contains:
- a CDS encoding Ku protein — translation MHTVWKGSISFGLVNIPVKMFTATEDKDIRFKYIHKECHSPVKYKKVCPVCNKEVQPEDIVRGFEYEPGKYVIMTDEDFESLQVKSEKTVEILDFVRLEEVDPVYFDKSYFLAPQETGGKAYTLLREALGQKEKIAVAKITIRDRESLAVIRVYKNVLVLETIFYPDEVKDSAQVPGIPENAKTTQAELDMATQLIDNLTTDFDPSKYVDTYRENLVELINSKVEGKQVVARKEVEKENVVSLMEALKQSIQMSKGNNKNEKNKDTVKADKSAKSIKSNKKDLISEGQNSESTPDEHQKKRTRKAREKVES, via the coding sequence ATGCATACAGTTTGGAAGGGTTCAATCAGTTTCGGTTTGGTTAATATTCCTGTAAAAATGTTTACGGCAACGGAAGACAAGGATATCCGTTTTAAATACATTCATAAGGAATGTCATAGTCCGGTAAAGTATAAAAAAGTTTGCCCTGTCTGTAACAAGGAGGTTCAACCTGAAGATATTGTTCGGGGTTTTGAGTATGAACCCGGCAAATACGTTATAATGACGGACGAAGATTTTGAATCCCTTCAGGTTAAAAGTGAAAAGACAGTTGAAATATTGGACTTTGTAAGACTTGAAGAAGTTGATCCCGTATATTTTGACAAGTCATATTTTCTTGCACCTCAAGAGACAGGAGGAAAAGCCTATACGCTTCTGAGAGAGGCTTTGGGACAGAAGGAAAAAATTGCTGTTGCCAAAATAACCATAAGAGACAGGGAGTCATTGGCTGTTATAAGAGTTTACAAAAATGTACTTGTACTTGAAACAATATTTTATCCTGATGAAGTAAAGGATTCGGCACAGGTACCCGGCATACCAGAAAATGCCAAGACAACACAGGCCGAACTGGATATGGCTACACAACTTATAGATAATCTGACTACTGATTTTGATCCGTCAAAGTATGTGGATACTTACAGAGAAAACCTTGTAGAGCTTATTAATAGCAAGGTTGAAGGAAAGCAGGTAGTAGCTAGAAAAGAAGTTGAAAAGGAAAATGTTGTAAGTCTTATGGAGGCATTGAAACAAAGTATACAAATGTCAAAGGGGAATAATAAAAATGAAAAAAATAAGGACACTGTTAAGGCTGATAAGAGTGCTAAGAGTATTAAAAGCAACAAGAAGGATTTGATATCAGAGGGACAAAACAGCGAGAGCACACCTGACGAACATCAAAAGAAGAGAACAAGGAAAGCCAGAGAGAAGGTTGAATCATGA
- a CDS encoding RNA ligase family protein, which produces MNWVIPMEPVICPDVKDESGYVHEIKWDGIRGMVYVQDGKVRIYTKKGKEKTGFYPELDVLKKALGGKSVILDGEFVVLGEEGVPSFYKSLIRERVSSSSKLQYYASLYPVCYMVFDILQYEDHILVNIPLIERKQILEENLSSLTGDDTKIFLTKMYQDGKKLFEQMKKQNMEGIVSKKTDSLYIGGKKHNAWFKTKFIKKMLCVVGGIQWKSINPNSLVLGIKPPGSEKLVYVGKASAGLKQSDLMLIKEYIGQLEWKECPFTTDETIELDRTGERFTWLYPALTCWISFLELTNNGHLRHPKIEGFAVLPIEEADGKVLTE; this is translated from the coding sequence ATGAACTGGGTTATACCAATGGAGCCGGTAATTTGTCCTGATGTTAAGGATGAATCCGGCTACGTCCATGAAATAAAATGGGATGGTATAAGAGGAATGGTTTATGTACAGGATGGGAAGGTTAGAATCTATACTAAGAAAGGCAAAGAGAAAACAGGCTTCTATCCTGAACTAGATGTTTTAAAAAAGGCCCTTGGAGGTAAAAGCGTAATACTGGATGGTGAATTTGTTGTTCTAGGTGAAGAAGGGGTTCCCTCCTTTTATAAAAGCCTCATCCGAGAACGTGTTAGTAGTAGCAGTAAATTACAATACTATGCAAGTTTGTACCCGGTTTGTTATATGGTATTTGATATTTTGCAATATGAGGACCATATCTTGGTGAATATACCCTTAATTGAAAGAAAACAGATTCTTGAAGAAAATCTAAGTTCTTTAACAGGAGACGATACTAAAATATTTTTAACGAAGATGTACCAAGATGGCAAGAAACTCTTTGAACAAATGAAAAAACAGAACATGGAAGGTATCGTTTCCAAAAAAACAGACAGCCTGTATATAGGCGGTAAAAAACATAATGCTTGGTTTAAGACAAAGTTTATAAAAAAGATGCTTTGCGTTGTTGGAGGAATACAATGGAAATCCATAAATCCCAATTCTCTGGTTTTAGGTATAAAGCCTCCGGGTAGCGAAAAGCTTGTATATGTAGGTAAGGCATCTGCAGGGCTTAAACAATCAGATTTAATGCTTATAAAAGAATACATTGGGCAGCTTGAATGGAAGGAATGTCCATTTACTACTGATGAAACTATTGAATTGGATAGGACAGGTGAAAGGTTTACATGGTTGTATCCTGCTCTTACGTGTTGGATTAGCTTTCTGGAATTGACCAATAACGGACATTTGAGACATCCTAAAATAGAAGGGTTTGCCGTACTTCCTATAGAAGAGGCAGATGGAAAGGTGCTGACTGAATAA
- the ligD gene encoding non-homologous end-joining DNA ligase: MAAVTDIIKVEIEDEVIDVKNPDKLFWPEAGVTKLEFVKTMTRLAPFLIKYSKNRMLTSIRYPHGINDKSFFQKEKPQGTPEWVETVEFNQKNYINLNSAATLVWLCTQAALELHTSFNVYEKPNHPSSLVFDLDPDDDLHFEDVAELADRIHETLEALGIKGFIKTSGATGLQIFVPTAAKFDYDTARSLNEFFAQYFSEKFKSTVTIERMKKKRDGKIYFDWQQMWTGKSMITVYSPRAVKSAAVSTPIEWSELNSIRPEMFTLKNIINRLEQKGDIFEPSLKCDNSPQLYEILKQIETAR; this comes from the coding sequence ATGGCTGCTGTAACTGATATTATCAAGGTAGAAATTGAAGACGAAGTAATTGACGTAAAAAATCCTGACAAGTTATTTTGGCCAGAAGCCGGGGTTACTAAGCTGGAGTTTGTGAAAACAATGACAAGGCTTGCTCCATTTTTAATTAAATACTCTAAAAACAGAATGTTAACTTCAATACGTTATCCTCACGGTATTAATGACAAAAGCTTTTTTCAGAAGGAAAAACCTCAGGGAACCCCCGAGTGGGTGGAAACAGTGGAATTCAATCAGAAAAACTATATTAACCTCAATTCGGCAGCCACCCTTGTTTGGCTCTGTACTCAGGCTGCCTTGGAGCTTCACACCAGCTTTAACGTTTATGAAAAGCCCAACCATCCATCAAGCTTGGTATTTGATTTAGACCCGGATGATGACCTTCATTTTGAGGATGTTGCAGAACTTGCAGACAGAATCCATGAAACATTGGAAGCACTGGGCATAAAGGGATTTATTAAAACTTCCGGTGCAACAGGGTTGCAGATATTTGTCCCTACGGCTGCAAAGTTTGACTATGACACCGCTCGCAGTCTTAATGAGTTTTTTGCACAATACTTTTCTGAAAAGTTTAAAAGTACCGTTACAATAGAAAGGATGAAGAAGAAAAGAGATGGCAAGATTTATTTTGACTGGCAGCAGATGTGGACGGGGAAAAGCATGATAACAGTCTATTCCCCAAGGGCAGTGAAAAGCGCAGCAGTTTCGACTCCAATAGAATGGAGTGAGCTTAATAGTATACGTCCGGAAATGTTTACTCTTAAAAATATTATAAACAGGTTGGAGCAAAAAGGAGATATCTTTGAACCAAGCCTGAAATGCGACAATTCGCCGCAATTGTATGAAATATTAAAACAGATTGAAACTGCAAGATGA
- the galE gene encoding UDP-glucose 4-epimerase GalE — MKVLVTGGAGYIGTHTCVELLEAGFEVIVVDNLCNSKETAIERVEKITGKKVKFYKVDILDKEALEQVFIRNKPDSVIHFAGLKAVGESVSIPLKYYHNNITGTLILCELMEKYQVKNLVFSSSATVYGDPASVPIAEEFPLSVTNPYGRTKLMIEEILKDLHTADETWNIALLRYFNPIGAHESGSIGEDPNGIPNNLVPYITQVAVGKLKEVNVFGDDYDTVDGTGVRDYIHVVDLAKGHIKALEKLSREHVGVREYNLGTGNGYSVLQVIKAFSEACGKEIPYRIVGRRPGDIAECYAKPDRAKNELGWTAEKGLKEMCADSWRWQSQNPEGYK, encoded by the coding sequence ATGAAAGTATTAGTAACCGGAGGGGCTGGATATATCGGCACTCATACATGTGTTGAACTGCTTGAAGCTGGTTTTGAAGTTATCGTAGTTGATAACCTTTGTAACAGCAAGGAGACAGCAATAGAAAGAGTGGAAAAAATCACAGGCAAAAAGGTAAAATTTTATAAAGTTGATATATTGGACAAAGAAGCACTTGAACAGGTATTTATACGTAATAAACCGGATTCTGTAATTCATTTTGCAGGACTAAAGGCAGTAGGTGAATCAGTTTCAATTCCGCTGAAATATTATCACAACAATATAACTGGTACGCTGATTTTATGCGAATTAATGGAAAAATACCAAGTTAAAAATCTGGTTTTCAGCTCATCAGCTACTGTATACGGAGATCCTGCCAGTGTTCCGATTGCCGAGGAATTTCCGTTGTCTGTTACAAATCCATACGGAAGAACAAAACTTATGATAGAGGAAATATTAAAAGACCTACATACAGCAGACGAAACTTGGAATATTGCTCTGCTTAGATATTTTAACCCCATCGGAGCCCATGAAAGCGGCTCAATTGGAGAAGACCCAAATGGAATTCCAAATAATCTGGTGCCTTATATTACACAGGTAGCAGTTGGAAAGCTAAAAGAAGTAAATGTATTTGGAGATGATTACGATACAGTTGATGGTACCGGAGTAAGAGATTACATACATGTTGTAGACCTTGCGAAAGGCCATATAAAGGCTTTAGAAAAGCTATCTCGTGAACATGTGGGAGTAAGAGAGTATAATCTTGGAACAGGTAATGGATATAGCGTTCTTCAAGTAATAAAGGCATTTTCAGAAGCCTGCGGAAAGGAAATACCTTATAGGATTGTTGGCAGAAGGCCGGGGGATATAGCAGAGTGCTATGCAAAGCCGGACAGAGCAAAGAATGAACTTGGATGGACAGCTGAAAAGGGACTTAAAGAAATGTGTGCAGATTCATGGAGATGGCAGTCTCAGAATCCGGAAGGATATAAATAA
- a CDS encoding nucleotidyltransferase family protein, producing the protein MKNNTALVIMAAGMGSRYGGLKQIDPVGPNGEIIMEYSIYDAIRAGFNKVVFIIKKEIEDTFREVVGKKIEGIIDVEYVYQKVDNLPQGFSVPEGRVKPWGTGHAVLSAKDAVKTPFAVINADDFYGAETYKLLNGFLTNNQDTDNKYKYCMVGFVIENTLTENGHVARGVCNVDSQGNLINIHERTKIVKFGNETKYTEDDKNWIKIPGKSIVSMNTWGFNLSILQELEERFPEFLRKNKDNLLKAEYFLPTVVDNLINEGKADVKVLSTSDRWYGVTYQEDKPIVKKSIGDMVSENKYPKHLWENIK; encoded by the coding sequence ATGAAAAATAACACAGCTTTAGTAATAATGGCTGCAGGTATGGGAAGCAGATATGGTGGTTTAAAGCAGATTGACCCTGTAGGACCCAACGGCGAAATAATAATGGAGTATTCTATTTATGATGCCATCAGAGCTGGATTCAACAAGGTTGTATTCATAATAAAAAAGGAAATAGAGGACACCTTTCGAGAAGTGGTTGGTAAGAAAATAGAAGGAATTATTGATGTGGAGTATGTTTATCAAAAAGTAGACAATCTGCCTCAAGGATTTAGTGTTCCCGAAGGAAGAGTGAAACCCTGGGGAACGGGACATGCAGTGCTAAGTGCCAAAGATGCCGTTAAAACTCCATTTGCAGTTATAAATGCAGATGATTTTTACGGAGCTGAGACATACAAGCTACTAAATGGATTTTTAACAAATAATCAGGATACAGATAATAAATACAAATATTGTATGGTGGGATTTGTTATAGAGAATACACTTACCGAAAACGGTCATGTTGCAAGAGGCGTCTGTAATGTAGACAGTCAGGGAAATCTTATTAATATACATGAAAGAACAAAGATAGTGAAATTCGGAAATGAGACAAAATACACCGAGGATGATAAAAACTGGATTAAAATACCAGGAAAGAGTATTGTGTCTATGAACACATGGGGCTTTAACCTAAGTATTTTACAGGAACTTGAGGAGCGCTTTCCTGAATTTCTGAGAAAGAACAAGGATAATCTTTTGAAAGCAGAGTATTTTCTGCCTACAGTTGTAGATAATCTTATAAATGAAGGCAAAGCAGATGTCAAAGTACTTTCAACATCAGATAGATGGTATGGTGTTACATATCAGGAGGACAAACCCATTGTAAAGAAATCAATAGGCGATATGGTTTCGGAAAATAAATATCCAAAACATCTTTGGGAAAATATAAAATAA
- a CDS encoding zinc-ribbon domain containing protein, which produces MYTDKTLVCKECENEFIFSAGEQEFYAEKGFQNEPARCKACRSKRDHSSKRELFEAVCAECGQTTKVPFKPHLDKPVLCSKCFANKK; this is translated from the coding sequence ATGTACACTGACAAAACCTTGGTTTGCAAAGAATGTGAAAATGAATTTATTTTTTCTGCAGGTGAACAGGAGTTCTATGCTGAAAAGGGTTTTCAGAATGAACCCGCCAGATGTAAAGCTTGTAGAAGTAAGCGTGACCACTCATCAAAAAGAGAATTATTTGAGGCTGTTTGTGCAGAATGCGGGCAAACCACAAAGGTTCCCTTCAAACCTCATTTAGATAAGCCTGTATTATGTAGCAAATGTTTTGCTAATAAAAAATAA
- the hpf gene encoding ribosome hibernation-promoting factor, HPF/YfiA family, producing the protein MNIIISGKNIEITEALREKVTKRVKKLEKFFNSDTEVHVTLSVQRVSQIVEITIPFNGVTLRAEDQNEDMYTSIDRAVDLIERQIRKNKTRLERRFHDNDFRVDNSKFTDDVPEETEFKVVRSKRFAVKPMDVEEAILQMNLLGHEFFMFYNADSRQVNVVYKRKDGNYGLIEPEF; encoded by the coding sequence ATGAATATAATTATTAGCGGAAAAAACATTGAAATTACAGAAGCACTGAGAGAAAAAGTAACAAAGAGAGTAAAAAAGCTGGAGAAATTTTTTAACAGCGATACTGAAGTGCATGTAACTTTGAGTGTTCAAAGAGTCAGCCAGATTGTCGAAATAACAATACCATTCAATGGTGTAACTTTAAGAGCGGAAGATCAAAATGAAGATATGTATACATCTATTGATAGAGCAGTAGACTTAATAGAAAGGCAGATAAGAAAGAATAAGACCAGACTTGAAAGAAGATTCCACGATAACGATTTCAGGGTAGATAATTCAAAATTTACCGATGATGTTCCAGAGGAAACCGAATTTAAGGTTGTTAGGTCAAAGAGGTTTGCTGTAAAGCCTATGGATGTTGAAGAGGCAATATTGCAGATGAATCTTTTGGGACATGAGTTCTTTATGTTCTACAATGCAGATTCAAGGCAGGTTAACGTAGTTTACAAGAGAAAAGATGGAAACTATGGGTTAATCGAACCGGAATTCTAA
- a CDS encoding LTA synthase family protein: MLGKPSYGIVIANRRSFGRKTRIVDYLTQEWMSILTLAILLFKSIVLMGFVYSEDKSIIDIVRGFSNIRYMPVCVAFLLVILSFNFLAKGKGRLWLLLILNFLCSFLFAFDAVYLRANGNFLSTQLLRQTGNVNNIWGSIFAMFRPCDIVFFIDIPILAVILIITRKMFYSSPLFTSLKTRLIAFASLFTLSLAIIVGSYIAIDVYGNNKYGYIFHTYWKPEATICNASPLGYHAYDCYVFFADFKPYEISEKDRTEIQKWIDGKKENLPDNNFKGMYKGKNLLVLQVESLENFVIGQSVNGQEITPTLNKLLKNSIYFDNYYTQVNEGTSSDADLMTNTSVFPVRKGSTFFRFPYTEYNSLPKIMEKYGYSTKAIHPDDGAYWNWKEALTNIGFQQCIDAKSFKMDEIIFMGLSDGSYFRQIKDTIINQKQPFYNFMITLTSHSPFEMPKEHQNLKLDDSLNDTRLGGYFQSINYTDRCIGSFLDELDKAGILDNTVVVIYGDHDSVHKYFDDQIKDIQPSQSWWLENDKKIPLIIYEKGQIPQVIHTTGGQIDLMPTLLYSFGIDKNEYESTVFGRNLLNTQQDYVLLANGEFRGNIDKAKQSELLNGLEYADMVIKTNFFKK, from the coding sequence ATGCTGGGGAAACCTTCATATGGAATAGTCATAGCAAATCGTAGGAGTTTTGGCCGTAAAACACGTATAGTTGATTATCTTACTCAAGAATGGATGTCAATATTGACTCTTGCAATACTGCTTTTTAAATCAATAGTTCTTATGGGCTTTGTATATAGTGAGGATAAATCTATTATTGACATAGTCCGTGGTTTTAGTAATATCAGATATATGCCAGTTTGTGTAGCTTTTTTACTTGTAATCTTATCTTTTAACTTTTTAGCAAAAGGAAAAGGGCGGTTATGGCTTCTTCTGATACTCAATTTTCTATGTTCATTTCTTTTTGCATTTGATGCAGTGTACCTTAGGGCAAACGGAAATTTTCTATCAACCCAGCTTTTGAGGCAAACTGGAAATGTAAATAATATTTGGGGCAGCATTTTTGCAATGTTCAGGCCCTGTGATATAGTATTTTTTATTGATATACCAATTCTTGCAGTAATACTTATAATTACAAGAAAGATGTTTTACTCATCACCATTATTTACAAGTCTGAAAACTAGACTTATTGCTTTCGCATCATTATTTACCTTGTCTTTAGCCATTATTGTAGGCAGTTATATTGCTATTGATGTATACGGAAATAATAAATATGGTTATATTTTTCACACTTATTGGAAACCGGAAGCTACTATATGCAATGCCTCCCCTTTAGGATATCATGCATATGACTGCTATGTATTCTTTGCAGATTTCAAGCCATATGAAATATCAGAAAAAGACCGTACGGAGATTCAAAAGTGGATTGACGGTAAAAAGGAAAATTTACCTGATAACAACTTTAAAGGCATGTATAAAGGCAAAAACTTGTTAGTGTTACAAGTAGAGTCTCTAGAGAACTTCGTTATCGGGCAGTCAGTAAACGGGCAAGAAATTACTCCTACATTGAATAAGTTGTTGAAGAACAGTATATACTTTGATAACTATTATACTCAGGTTAACGAGGGAACAAGTTCTGATGCAGACCTAATGACAAACACCTCTGTATTCCCGGTGCGAAAAGGGAGTACATTTTTCAGATTTCCATATACAGAGTATAATTCACTGCCCAAGATAATGGAAAAGTATGGTTATTCTACTAAAGCCATTCACCCGGATGACGGTGCATACTGGAATTGGAAAGAAGCACTGACAAACATAGGCTTTCAACAGTGTATAGACGCAAAAAGCTTCAAGATGGATGAGATAATATTTATGGGCTTAAGCGACGGTTCTTATTTCAGACAGATAAAAGATACAATTATAAATCAGAAGCAGCCATTTTACAATTTTATGATTACTCTTACAAGTCATTCTCCATTTGAAATGCCTAAAGAGCACCAAAATTTAAAATTGGACGACTCTCTTAATGATACAAGGCTTGGGGGTTATTTCCAGAGTATAAACTACACTGACAGATGCATTGGAAGTTTCCTTGATGAACTTGATAAGGCAGGAATACTGGATAACACAGTAGTAGTAATTTACGGTGATCACGATTCAGTTCATAAGTATTTTGATGACCAAATCAAAGATATACAGCCGTCTCAAAGCTGGTGGCTTGAAAATGACAAAAAAATACCTCTTATTATATATGAAAAGGGGCAGATACCCCAGGTTATACACACAACCGGAGGACAGATTGATTTAATGCCAACGCTTTTATATTCTTTTGGAATAGATAAGAATGAATATGAATCTACAGTATTCGGAAGAAACCTTCTTAATACACAGCAAGACTATGTATTATTGGCTAATGGGGAATTTAGAGGAAATATTGATAAGGCTAAACAAAGTGAACTGCTGAATGGTCTTGAATACGCGGATATGGTAATAAAAACCAACTTTTTCAAAAAATAA
- a CDS encoding shikimate kinase: MKNIILIGMPSAGKSTVGVIVAKHRGMSFIDTDVLIQTTQGRLLQEILNNDGTDAFLKIEESAIQSLSCSDTVIATGGSVVYSEKAMEHLKKIGIVIYLYVDMDTVYKRLKNLKTRGVVLGPGQSLEDIYRKRQPLYEKYADIVIDCSKGSIDSTVEMIHEKLDSLS, translated from the coding sequence ATGAAAAATATTATTCTTATTGGAATGCCAAGTGCGGGTAAAAGCACTGTTGGAGTTATTGTTGCAAAGCATCGGGGAATGTCATTTATTGATACTGATGTTCTGATACAAACGACACAAGGCAGGCTGTTACAGGAAATCTTAAATAATGATGGTACAGATGCTTTCCTTAAAATAGAAGAATCAGCGATACAATCTCTCAGTTGCTCTGATACAGTTATAGCAACAGGAGGAAGTGTGGTATACAGTGAGAAGGCAATGGAGCATTTAAAAAAGATAGGAATAGTAATTTATCTATATGTAGATATGGACACTGTCTACAAAAGGCTGAAAAACCTTAAAACAAGAGGTGTTGTTTTAGGCCCCGGTCAAAGCCTGGAAGATATATATAGAAAAAGACAGCCTTTGTATGAAAAATATGCAGATATAGTAATAGATTGTTCAAAGGGTTCAATTGATTCAACAGTGGAAATGATACATGAAAAACTTGATTCCTTGTCATAA
- the pcrA gene encoding DNA helicase PcrA has product MDLLSGLNKEQKEAVLHNEGPLLILAGAGSGKTRVLTHRIAYLIEQYGVYPSNILAITFTNKAAREMKERIAGLIGDLSNDMWVGTFHSICIRILRRDIERLGYDRSFVIYDTQDQLVVIKECLKELNLNEKNFPPKSVLETIGKQKDELIDAEQYEKQYASDFRMGKIAKVYKLYEKKLKANNALDFDDIIMNTIKLFDKYPEVIEYYQKRFRYILVDEYQDTNTAQYMLVRKLSQAHENLCVVGDDDQSIYGWRGANIRNILDFEKDFKKCRTIKLEQNYRSTQNILDAANHVIGNNTGRKSKRLWTDNKGGSKIVICENDNEHEEALYTAREIQRLINDEDRKYKDFAVLYRINAQSRVLEEMFMREGIPYKIVGGQKFYDRKEIKDIIAYMRLIQNPGDNVSLKRIINVPKRGIGDATVENAEVLAYQANVSLFTVISNSEEFPALKRASQKLGNFSLMINKFRTMKENMSVSQLLDIVVEDSGILREYELENTVEAQSRIENIKELKSVAMEFEKQSEDNSLEEFLAHISLVSDIDSLQEDQDYVVLMTMHSAKGLEFPVVFIPGLEEGVFPGYRAITEGPEQLEEERRLCYVGITRAREKLYMSNARFRTLFGNSSYNRPSRFLAEIPEELVEYPFKSSASSSRSKETFSWGKSSGSSNAQTWSTAKNSGLQSAFGTPKTTSSTTSSIPVGSGSLKDLLNSNLVTRGFGGSSLGTSVKSPAGHQSNSFGRSITTKPSSGGTNTLGDFNVGDKVEHKKFGQGTISKVTADSGDQVLEIQFEGAGMRRLMASMANLRRL; this is encoded by the coding sequence ATGGATTTATTAAGCGGCTTGAACAAAGAGCAAAAAGAAGCAGTACTCCACAATGAAGGTCCTCTTTTGATATTGGCCGGTGCGGGGTCAGGAAAAACAAGAGTACTTACTCATAGGATAGCCTATCTTATTGAGCAATATGGAGTATACCCTTCAAATATACTGGCTATAACCTTTACCAATAAGGCAGCAAGAGAAATGAAAGAGAGGATAGCCGGACTTATAGGTGATTTGAGTAATGATATGTGGGTGGGTACCTTTCACTCCATTTGTATAAGAATACTCAGAAGGGATATCGAGAGACTTGGTTACGACAGAAGTTTTGTAATATATGACACTCAGGATCAACTGGTAGTAATTAAGGAATGTCTTAAAGAATTAAACTTGAACGAAAAGAACTTTCCTCCTAAATCAGTCCTTGAAACAATAGGAAAGCAGAAAGATGAACTTATAGATGCCGAACAATATGAGAAACAGTATGCATCAGATTTTAGAATGGGTAAGATTGCAAAAGTTTACAAACTTTATGAAAAGAAACTTAAAGCAAATAATGCTTTAGATTTCGATGATATTATAATGAATACTATAAAGCTTTTTGACAAGTACCCGGAAGTTATTGAATATTATCAAAAAAGGTTCAGATATATTCTTGTTGACGAGTATCAGGATACAAATACTGCCCAGTACATGCTTGTCCGTAAATTGTCTCAGGCACATGAAAACCTTTGTGTTGTAGGTGACGATGACCAGTCAATATACGGATGGAGAGGCGCAAATATCAGAAATATCCTTGATTTTGAGAAGGATTTCAAGAAATGCCGTACTATCAAGCTGGAGCAAAACTATAGGTCAACACAGAACATATTGGATGCTGCAAACCATGTAATTGGTAATAATACAGGCAGAAAAAGCAAGAGACTCTGGACCGACAATAAGGGTGGAAGTAAAATAGTAATATGTGAAAATGATAATGAACATGAAGAGGCTCTATATACAGCAAGGGAAATTCAGCGGTTGATAAATGATGAAGATAGAAAATACAAGGATTTTGCAGTACTTTATAGAATTAATGCCCAATCCCGTGTATTGGAAGAAATGTTTATGAGGGAAGGAATACCCTACAAGATTGTTGGGGGACAAAAATTCTATGACAGAAAAGAAATAAAAGATATAATTGCATATATGCGGTTGATACAAAACCCCGGGGATAATGTAAGCCTGAAAAGAATTATCAACGTGCCAAAAAGGGGAATAGGGGATGCAACGGTTGAAAATGCAGAGGTATTAGCATACCAGGCAAATGTGTCCTTGTTTACGGTTATTTCAAATTCAGAAGAGTTTCCAGCATTAAAAAGGGCGTCTCAGAAATTAGGAAACTTTTCACTTATGATTAATAAATTCAGGACTATGAAAGAAAACATGTCAGTATCCCAACTGCTTGATATAGTAGTTGAAGATTCAGGGATCCTGAGAGAGTATGAGCTTGAGAATACAGTTGAAGCTCAATCAAGAATTGAAAATATAAAAGAATTAAAATCAGTTGCCATGGAGTTTGAAAAACAAAGTGAGGACAACTCACTGGAAGAATTCCTTGCACATATATCTTTGGTTTCGGACATTGACAGTCTCCAAGAGGACCAGGATTACGTGGTTCTTATGACAATGCATAGTGCAAAGGGACTGGAATTTCCGGTTGTATTTATTCCTGGTCTGGAAGAAGGTGTTTTCCCGGGTTACAGGGCAATTACCGAGGGGCCGGAACAGCTTGAAGAAGAGAGAAGGCTTTGCTATGTAGGTATTACCCGAGCAAGGGAGAAACTCTATATGTCAAATGCCCGTTTCAGAACTCTTTTCGGGAATTCAAGCTACAACAGACCATCCAGATTTTTAGCAGAGATACCAGAAGAACTTGTGGAATATCCATTTAAATCCTCAGCAAGTTCCTCAAGATCCAAGGAAACATTCTCGTGGGGTAAGAGTTCTGGTTCCAGCAATGCTCAGACATGGAGTACAGCCAAGAATTCCGGATTACAGTCTGCTTTTGGTACCCCAAAAACAACTTCCTCAACAACTTCAAGTATACCTGTTGGTTCCGGTTCCTTGAAGGATTTATTAAATTCAAATCTTGTTACACGTGGATTTGGGGGAAGTTCATTAGGTACATCGGTAAAAAGTCCTGCCGGTCATCAGAGTAATAGCTTTGGGAGAAGTATAACGACGAAACCTTCATCGGGGGGAACCAATACATTGGGTGATTTCAATGTAGGGGATAAAGTTGAGCATAAAAAATTTGGACAAGGAACTATTTCAAAGGTAACAGCGGACAGCGGCGATCAAGTATTGGAAATACAGTTTGAAGGGGCTGGAATGAGAAGGCTAATGGCTTCTATGGCAAATCTAAGAAGATTATAA